One window of Acomys russatus chromosome 28, mAcoRus1.1, whole genome shotgun sequence genomic DNA carries:
- the Ctdsp2 gene encoding carboxy-terminal domain RNA polymerase II polypeptide A small phosphatase 2 produces the protein MEHGSIITQARREDALVLTKQGLVSKSSPKKPRGRNIFKALFCCFHTQHGSQSSSSTELTYREETNTIAKSDLLQCLQYQFYQIPGTCLLPEVTEQDQGRICVVIDLDETLVHSSFKPISNADFIVPVEIEGTTHQVYVLKRPHVDEFLRRMGELFECVLFTASLAKYADPVTDLLDRCGVFRARLFRESCVFHQGCYVKDLSRLGRDLRKTLILDNSPASYIFHPENAVPVQSWFDDMADTELLNLIPIFEELSGADDVYTSLGQLRAP, from the exons GCCTAGTCTCCAAGTCCTCGCCCAAGAAGCCTCGTGGCCGGAACATCTTCAAGGCCCTTTTCTGCTGTTTTCATACCCAGCATGGTAGCCAATCaagctcttccactgagctcaCCTACAGGGAGGAGACCAACACCATTGCTAAG TCGGATCTGCTCCAATGTCTCCAGTACCAGTTTTATCAG ATCCCTGGGACCTGCCTGCTCCCAGAGGTGACAGAGCAAGATCAAGGAAGGATCTGTGTGGTCATTGACCTGGATGAAACCCTTGTGCACAGTTCCTTTAAG CCAATCAGCAATGCTGACTTCATAGTGCCTGTGGAGATTGAGGGGACCACGCACCAG GTCTATGTGCTCAAGAGGCCTCACGTGGATGAGTTTCTGAGACGGATGGGGGAGCTCTTTGAATGTGTTCTCTTCACTGCCAGCTTGGCCAAG TATGCTGACCCTGTGACAGACCTTCTGGACCGGTGTGGGGTGTTCCGGGCCCGCCTGTTCCGGGAGTCTTGTGTGTTCCATCAGGGCTGCTACGTGAAGGACCTCAGCCGCCTGGGAAGGGACCTGAGGAAAACTCTCATCCTGGACAACTCACCTGCATCTTACATCTTCCACCCAGAGAATGCA GTgcctgtgcagtcctggtttGATGACATGGCGGATACAGAGTTGCTGAACCTGATTCCAATCTTTGAAGAGCTGAGTGGAGCAGATGATGTCTACACCAGCCTTGGGCAGCTGCGGGCCCCTTAG